CTGCATCCATTACTAATCTTTCTTCATAAGTAGCTGGATTTAAGTGTCCAAGAATCATATATTTTGCCATAAATAATCCAACTAAAGATCCTAATGGATTAAATGCTTGAGCATAGTTTATTCTTCTAATACTTGTTTCTTCATCTCCAAGTGATATTACAAATGGGTTACAAGTTGTTTCAAGAATTGAAAGCCCACCAGCTAGAATAAATATTGAAACTAAGAAGATATTGTAATTTTGAAATAGAGTCGCTGGAATATATCCCAATGCCCCAATCATATATAGTCCAAGTCCAATTAATAATCCATGTCTAAAAGAATATTTTTTTATAATAAGTGCTGCTGGAATCGCAAGTACTGCATATGCACCATAAAAGGCAAATTGTACAAGAGAAGAGTCTACAGCCTTCATCATAAATATCTTTCCAAAAGCTGGTACAAGGTTATCTGTCATATTATTAAGAAGTCCCCATAAAACAAAACATGAAACTAACATTAAGAATGTAACTAAATATTTTTTTTCAACGACTTTTTTCTCAGTTTTTTCTAATTTTTCACATTGTTCAATTACAACTGTTTCTTTTTGATTTTCCATTTTCCATCTCCCTTTTAATTTTTTCATTTCCTACTTTTTAATTTATTTTATAGAACCCCTTTTTGAAGTATTATATTTGCATATAATGCTTTTTCACTTGTTGCAATAATTACATAAGCATCTTTCGCTTTTTCATAAAAAGCAAATCTTTCTATATTTTCAAAAGCTTCTGCTCCTCTTTCATCATATTTTTTTACTATAGACTTATATTCATCCCAAATAGGAGTTTTAACTGTATCTCCTTTCATAACTTCCATAAGTGCAACTGGTGTTTTAGCATAAGTATCTAATGGAAATAATTGTAAAATTGCGTCTAAAACTTCTGGAACATTATGTCCATCCATTCTTATTACTCTACTATTTTTCCCCATAGATTCTGCTGGAAAGTTCCCATCTGCAATAACTAAAAAATCACTATGTCCCATTTCTGAAAGAATTTTTAAAAGTTCAGGTGAAATAATATTTGGTATATTTTTTAACATTTTTCCTCCTTGTGTATATTTAGTTTTTTTTGTTCTTTAAACGTGTGAATAATTATAAAATTATTCATTCATTTTTCTTTTTATTTATGATATATTTATTTTACACTTGAAAAAATAAAAAATCTTGTAATATAATAAGAAAAAATGGTATTTTATTCACTTATTAATTTTTTTTATAATAAAAAAAAATAGTAAGTTATAAAATAGTACAAAAAATAAAATAACAGTATATACTCAGGAGGCTTATAAATGAAATATTTCGAATTTAAAGAAAATATAGTACATGGATCTGCAAAATTCCCATTTGCTTACTATTTTGTAAATAATTATCACCCTCGTTATCATATGATCATGCATTGGCATAATGAATGTGAACTAATTCGAATTATTTCTGGAACATTTAATATAAAAATAAATATGTCATCCTATACTGCTGAAGCTGGTGATATAATTTTCTTAAATAGTGGATGTATCCATTCAGGAATTCCAAAAGATTGTGTCTATGAATGTGTTGTTTTTGATGTAACTTCTCTTCTACAAAAGAATCCATTGGGAAATACTGAGTTAAACGATATTATACAATATAAAAAAGAGATAAAAAATCTTTATAAAAAAGACTCAGCTGAAACATATAATGTTCTTAACCATATCTTTGATCTCATGAAAACTAAAGAACCTGGATATCAACTTAGGATATATGGATCTTGTTATTATTTTTTAGGACTTGTTGAAAAGTATAATTTATATATTAAAGAGGAAAAATTATCAATAACTAATAAAAAAACTTTATTCCAAATGAAAAAAGTTCTATCTTTAATTCAGACAAAATATATGGAAGAAATTGGACTTGAAGATATCGCCTCTATTTTAAAAATGAATGAAAAATATTTTTGTAAATTTTTTAAACAAATGACAAATAAAACACCTATTGAATATTTGAATTGGTATAGAATAGAATGTGCTTGTGAAAAAATTAAATCTTCCTCTCTTTCTTTAACAGAAATAGCATATGATTGTGGTTTTAATGATACTAGTTACTTTACTAAAGTTTTTAAAAAATATAATGGAATGAGCCCTAGAGAATATAAAAAGCTTTATTTTAAATCTTAATTAATAAGGTTGTTATAGATTTTTTGATTTTAATTCAACTAATTTATGACAACCTTTTTTTATATTCTTACTCTATCAATTTATTTTAAAGCTATTTAAAAAACATTTCTTTTAAAATATGGTTATTTCTTTTGTTTTTAAATCACTTTATACTTGAATTTTGATAAAAAATATGTATAATCTAATTAGTATCAATAAAAAATAATATTTTTTATATTTTGCTCAAAAATCTAGTAAATCATAAGGAAAGGTGAAAAAACTATGAGAGAAATTTTTGAAATCAGGTGGCATGGAAGAGGGGGACAAGGTGCTAAAACAGCATCTCTTCTTTTAGCAGATGCTGCATTTAGTGGTGGAATGTATGTACAAGGTTTCCCTGAATACGGACCTGAAAGAATGGGAGCTCCAATAACAGCCTACAATCGTATATCTAAAAATAGAGTAACTGTGCACTCTAATATATATGAACCAGATTTTGTTGTAGTTGTTGATGAAACTCTTATTGAAAGTGTTGATGTTACAAAGGGATTAAAAGAGGATGGAGCTATTATTATAAATAGTTCAAAATCTGCATCTGAGTTTAAACCATTATTAAAAGGTTACAAAGGAAAGGTTTATACTTGTGATGCTAGAACTATCTCTGAAGAAACACTTGGTAAAAATTTCCCTAATACTCCTATGTTAGGGGCAGTAGTAAAAGTTAGTGAAGTTATGGAAGAAGAAGCATTTTTAAATGCTATGGAAGAATCTTTTAAACATAAATTTGCAAGTAAGCCTGAAGTATTAAAAGGAAATATGGAAGCATTAACTCGTTCTATGAGAGAGGTGAAAGAATAATGAAAAATAAAGCTGGTGTACCTATCACTGAAGAGATAACTTGGCAAGATATAACTCCAGGTGGAATAGTTTATGAAGCTGGAAGTGCAGCTCACTTTAGAACAGGGGACTGGAGATCTATGAAACCTGTATTTTTAAAAGATAAATGTACTAATTGTTTATTGTGTGTTCCTTGTTGCCCAGACTCTGCAATTCCTGTAAAAAATGGTGAGAGACTAGATTTTGATATGGATCATTGCAAAGGTTGTGGAATTTGTTATAAAGCTTGTCCATTTAAAGCAATAGAATTTATAAAAGAGTAATTTGGAGGTAAATTTAATGAGTATAAGAGAAAGAATGTCAGGAAATGAAGCCGTAGCAATAGCTATGAGACAAATAAATCCAGATGTAGTACCAGCTTTTCCAATCACTCCTTCTACAGAGATACCACAATATTTCTCTAAATTTGTTGCTGATGGATTAGTTGATACAGAGTTTATTCCAGTTGAATCAGAACATAGTGCAATGTCAGCTGCTATGGGTTCTCAAGCTGCTGGAGCTAGAACAATGACTGCAACTTCATCTTGTGGACTTGCACTTATGTGGGAGATGCTTTATGTTGTATCTTCAGCTAGATTACCTATTACACTTGCTTGTGTGAACAGAGCTCTTACTGGACCTATCAATATCAATGCTGATCATAGTGACTCTATGGGTGCTAGAGATGCTGGATGGATTCAAATATATAGTGAAACAAACCAAGAAGCTTATGACAATATGTTACAAGCTAATAGAATAGGTGAACATCCAGATGTTCAACTTCCTGTTATGATTTGCCAAGATGGATTTATCACAAGTCATGCTGTTGAAAATATAGAACTGCTTGAAGATGATAAAGCTAAAGCTTTTGTTGGAGAATATACTCCAGAAGATTATCTTTTAAATTCTAAAAGACCTGTAGCTATGGGACCTTATGATATTGTTTCATACTATATGGAGCACAAAGTTAATCAAGCTCATGCTATGATAAATGCTAAAAAAGTTATTCTTGAAGTAGCCGCTGAATTTGAAAAATTAACTGGAAGAAAATATGGATTCTTTGAAGAATATAGATTAGATGATGCAGAAGTAGCAATAGTTGTTATCAACTCTACTGCTGGAACTGCAAAAGCTGCTATAGATGAGATGAGAAAAGAGGGTAAAAAAGTTGGGCTTTTAAAAATAAGAGTATTTAGACCTTTCCCTATGGAAGAGATTGCTCAAGCACTTAAACATATAAAAATGGTAGCTGTTATGGATAAATCTGAGGGATTCTCTGCTGCTGGAGGACCTGTTTTTGCTGAAGTAAGGTCTGCTCTTTATGACTGTAACCCAAGACCTAAAATGGTAAACTATGTGTATGGACTTGGTGGTAGAGATGTTACTACAAACCATATCAAAGAGATCTTTGAAACTTTATTAAAAGAAAAAGATGAAGAGGTTAAAAATAGATATAGACATTTTGGTGTAAGAGGTTAGGAGGATAATAATATGGCATATAATTTCAAAAAAGAGATGGAAAAACCAGAAAGACTTACTGGTGGACATAGAATGTGTGCTGGTTGTGGAGCACCAGTTGCAGTAAGAGGAGTATTAAGAGCTCTAAAAGAGGAAGATCAAGCTGTTATTTGTAGTGCTACAAGTTGCCTTGAAGTTTCAACTTTCCTTTATCCTTATACAGCTTGGAAAGATTCTTTTATTCACTCTGCTTTTGAAAATGCTGCTGCTACTATCAGTGGAGCTGAAACAGCATATAGAGTTTTAAAGAAAAAAGGTAAAATTGATGATACATATAAATTTATAGCTTTTGGGGGAGATGGAGGAACATATGATATAGGGTTCCAATCACTTTCTGGAGCTATGGAAAGAGGACATGATATGGTTTATGTATGCTATGATAACGAAGCATATATGAACACTGGTATTCAAAGATCTTCTGCTACTCCTATTGGAGCAGATACTACAACTACTCCACTTGGAAGTGAAAGTACAGGAAAAAATCAAACTAGAAAAGAGCTTTCAGATGTAATGGCAGCTCATAATATTCCATATGTTGCTCAAACTACATTTATGGGAAATTTCAAAGATTTACATGAAAAAGCTGAAAAAGCTATCTATACAGAGGGAGCAGCTTTCTTAAATATTCTTGCTCCTTGTCCTAGAGGATGGAGATATGAAAGTGAAGATCTAATGGAGATGTGTAAATTAGCTGTAGAAACTTGTTACTGGCCTCTTTTTGAAGTAATAAATGGTGAATGGAAACTAACTTACAGACCTAAGAAAAAACTTCCTATTGAAGAGTTCTTAAAGAAACAAGGAAGATTTAAACATCTTTTCAAACCTGAAAACAGACATATCATTGATAGAATTCAAAAAGATGTAGATACTAAATGGGAAAGACTTTTAAAAAGATGTGGAGAAGAATTATAATTAATTTAATATAATTTAAGAAAAGGTGCTATAATTATAGCACCTTTTTATCTTTTATTTTATTAAAGCTGATAACTTTAAAATAGCTTTAGCATAGATCTCCATACCTTGTTTTAACATATTTATATCCATACTTTCATCAAAGCTATGTGGATTTCCCTTATACTCTTTAAAGTTTGGTCCAAAAGCTACTGTATTAGGCATTAATTTTGCATATGTTCCACCACCTAATGCTGCTGGCTCCTCATCTCTACCTGTAACCTCTTGATATACATCTTGTAACTCTTTTACAAGAGGATGAGATTTTTCAAAATAAAGAGGTGGATTATGATTTTCTTTAAAGAAAACTACATTTCCATTTTTACCTGCTTCATCTAATCTTGAATCAAGTGTTTTTTCATCTATTGATGCTGGATATCTTATATTAAATTTAACAAATATCTCATCATTTACAATATTTGTTATTCCTGCACTTATAGTAAGATCTCCTACTTCCTCATTTGTAGTTTTTATTCCTAAATTAATTCCATCATAAGTTTCTCCAACTTTTGTAGCTATAAATTCTACAAACTCTTTTGCAGAATCTTTTTCATCTAAGATTAAATTTAAAAGTTGATACATTCCTAAAAGAGCATTTATTCCCTTTTGAGGTGAACTAGCATGAGCTGATTTTCCAATACATTTAACTGTATCTCCATCTATTTCAAAATGGTTACTAGAATATTTTTCCACTTCTACTATCTTCTCTTTTAAATTAAATTTACTTGTATCTTTTAATTTTAGAGTACATAGCTCTGGAACAATATTAGATCTTGTCCCTGCTTTTAATTCAAGAATATTTGTATTTGAAAGATCCATTTTTTTTCTAAAAGAGAAAGTATAAATCCCCTTTTCTGAAAATATTACTGGAAATCTTCCATCTGGAGTAAAAGCATATTTTGGTGGTTGCTCTTTAGAAAGATAATATTTTATATCTTCATCTCCACTTTCTTCATTAGTTCCAAAGATTATTCTCACTCTTTTATTAAAGTTAGGCTCAGTATCAACTACAGCTTTTAAAGAGTAAAGAGCTGAAATTATTGGACCTTTATTATCAATAGCTCCTCTTGCTACAAGTTGATCTCCAACTATTCTTCCTTCATATGGTGGTACACTCCAGTTTTCAACATCTCCTTCAGGTACTACATCTATATGCCCAAGAACAGCTATATATTCCTCTTCCTCTCCATACTCTGCATATCCTGCATAGTTATCTAAATTTTTAACTTTAAATCCTAGAGATTTAGCTATTTCTAGCACTTCATTTAAGGCTTTCTTTAGTTCAACTCCATAAGGAGCATCTCCTATTTTTTCACCTTTTACAGTTCTTATATTGATTATCTTGATAATACTATCTAATGTCTCATTAAAATGTTCATCAATATATCTTTTTAATTCCATAAAATCACTATCCAATTAAAGCTAGAGCTTGTTCTAATACTTTTTCACCTTTCATCATACCATAATCTATTGTATTGATAACTTCTACTTTTTTTCCTTTAGCTGCTGCTATTGGCTCAAGTTTAGCTTTTTTATATTTTACTTGTGGTCCTAATAGAAATACATCATAGTTATCTAAATTTTCTTCAAATTTTGCTATACTTACTGCAGCAATTTCAGTTTCAATCCCTTTTTTCTCTGCTGCTTCTTTCATTTTTTTAACCATAAGGCTTGTTGACATTCCTGCATCACATAATAATAATATTTTTTTCATATTCTTTCCTCCTCTTATATGTATATAGACAATAATAATTATTTTCTATCTATTTATTTTCTTCTGCTTCTAATCTTTCCATTTCATCTTCCTCTTTTTTACTTGCTTTATCTATGATTCTTAAGAATGGAAGATAGATCATTGCTCCTATAATAAGGTTTGCTATTTGAATTAATGCTCCACTAAAATCTCCTACTGTAATAAATCCACTGATTACTGCTGGTGTAGGCCATGGGAAAGCTACTCCTAATGGTTTTGAAACTAATCCAATATTCATTGCTATATATTGAGTTGTTACCATAACTATTGGTACAATATTAAATGGAATTAGCATAATTGGGTTTAATATTATAGGTAATCCAAATAGGACTGGCTCATTGATATTAAAGATTCCTGGAACAATTCCAATAGCTCCGACACTTTTTATATGTTTACTCTTAGCAAAGATTACAATAGCAAGTAATAGTGATAATGTAACTCCTGCTCCTCCCATCCATATCATATCAAAGAATTGCTCTGTTATAACATGTGGTAGAGGTTGTCCAGCTTGTAGTGCTGCTATATTTTCAGCTTGGTTTTCTAACCAGAATGGTCTTACAAATCCATTTACCATTGATCCACTATTAATTCCTACTGACCAAAGAATTGAAATTGCAAATACTGTAAGAATTGAACCAATGTATGATGTTCCTAATGCTCTTAATGGAAGTGCTAACATTTTATATACAAAGTCATGGATTGTTCCATAAGAAGTGTGTTCCATTCCCACTCTTAATAGAAGAGCTGTTGCAAGAATAACTGTTCCTGGAATAAGAGCTTCAAATGATTTTATTACTTCAGGTGGAACTCCATCAGGCATTTTTACTAAGATATCTCTTTTTACAAAGAAATGGAATATTTTTACTGTTACAACACCGATTACCATAGCAACAAACATTCCTTTACTTCCTAGCCAAGTAAATGTTATTACTTGTCCAAATTCACTTGTGTTTCCTAGTGGAGTAAGAATTAAAAATGAAGCTAAAGATAATAGTCCAACTGCTATACTATCAAGTTCAAATTGTTTTGCCAGTTGTTGTGCTACAAGAAAAGCTACAAATAGTGCAATTAAGTTAAATGTTGCACTTACTGGAATATCAAATATATCTTTCCAATTTTCTCCTAAAAGACTTGCCATTCCTCTTTGATATGCTGGTAAAGGGAAAGCTGTTATCATTAAAAATAGTGATCCTATCATCAATAGAGGCATCATCATTATAAATGCTCTTCTAATTCCGTTGACATATTTATTTTCAGCAATCCAAGCTGCTACAGGTACTAATTTTTCTTCTAATATCTCTATTGCTTTACTCATTGTCCTCTCCTTTATTTTAATATAATTCTTATATTTCTTCCAATGGTTTTTGAATATTTCTCTTATACTCTTCCATATATTCTTTAGATGCTACTTCTATTTTAACCTCTCTAACTGTTTTATCCTCATTAAATACAGGATTTGCTAAATATACTTTTGGCTCCTCTTCAGATGTTGATGCTACAAAAGTAAATTCTACGTTTGTTCCTATTCCCCATTCACCCTTGTTATTCATTGCAATAACAGATATAGCCCCGGCTACTCCTCTTCTTTTTCTTAATTGTTCTGAAAAATCTTCAACTGCTGATTGTGCAGCTTCCATTGGAGACATTCCATTTCTCATTCTTTGAACAGTTTCATATGAAAGACAACCTTTCATAATATCCTCTCCAAGTCCTGTTGCTGCTGCTCCTCCAACTTCATTATCTACATAAAATCCAGATCCTGACACTGGAGAATCTCCAACTCTTCCTCTTCTTTTCATGAATAATCCACTTGTTGAAGTTGCAACTGCCATATCTTTTTCACTATCTAATCCAATCATACATACAGTATCATGTCCATCATATGGTGAAAGATTCTTTTCATTTATCTCTTTCATTCTTATTTCCCAAGTTTTTTTAGCTCTCTCTGTAAGCATATTTTGTCTTACAAATCCATTTTTATGTGCATAAGCTTCTGCTCCAGCCCCTACTAAGAAAATATTAAATCTATCTGCACTTAATTTTCTAGCAATACTTACAGGATTTTTATAATCTTTTATTCCTGCTACTGCTCCTATTGATAGTGTTTTTCCATCCATAAAAGCTGCATCTAATTCAACTTCACAATTTTCATTTGGAAGTCCTCCATAACCTACTGATTTATAGAAAGGATAATCCTCAACTTGCATTATTGCTTTTTCTATTGCATCTTGACATTTTCCATCATTTTTTAATATATCAGCACCTAGAGCAACACCATCAGCAGCCATTCTCCATGTTGCTATAATTCCCCACTTTCTCATTATTTTCTCACTCCTATTGCTTTATACATCTCTATCATTTCCTCAACTAATTCTCTTGCTAATATTGAGTTCATTAAATGATCTTGTGCATGAACCATAAGAAGGTTAATTTCAACTTTATTTCCATCAGCTTCATTACAAATAAGTTCTGTTTGCATCTCATGTGCTTTTAAAGATTTTTCTCTAGCTTCTTTTAAAAGTTCCTCAGCAGCCTCAAAATTTCCATTTTTAGCTTCACTTAAAGCTTCATAAGCTAAGCTTCTAGCCTCTCCAGAGTTTCCTACTATTGTCATTGCTATTTCTTCTAAATCCATATTCATTTTAACGCCTCCTAAAAACTTTTTTTGTTATTTTATATTTTATTTATATCATTATTAAAAAATAATGTCAAAAATCATGTTTTATGAACTATTATCGTTAAAAAAGTAACAATATAGAGGAAGATTTGAATAAAATATAGATTTATGCTATTATAAAATCAATATAACGAAAATATATTTTATTAATTTCGTTTAAAAATAAAAAAATCACTATTTTAAAATTTTTTTTATAAGGAGATCAATATGAAACTTAATTTTTTAAAAACTAATATAAATATTGACTTTTCAAAATATCTTAGTAAGAAAGAGAGAGAGTTTATAAAATCTCTTGATATAAAAGAAAAAACTATAACTATCTCTTTAGAAAAATTTATAAAAGATTATAATCTTGTTTCTGAAGAGGAAGTTATAAAATTTTTTACATCTCTTTTAAATAAATATATTATTCTATCTTCAAAACCAGATAATTATATTAGTTATATATCTATTTTACAATCTTTTCAAATTATAGAAGATAAAATAACTTTTACATTTTCCGATGAAATTTTAAGTTCTTTTAAAAAGGAAACTTATTTTGAAAAGTTAGGAATTAATAAGATTCTCACTCTTGAAGAGAAGTTCTCATATAAATTATTCCAATATTTAAAACATAGATCAGAGAATATTATTTTTATCTCTTTAGAGGATCTTAGAGAACTTTTAGAGATAAAAGAATCCTATAAAAGATTCTATGATATTGAAAAAAATATTCTTCTCCCTATTTTAAAAGACTTAAACGAAAATGGGAATATGTATATTACATATAATAAAAATAAAAGTGGAGAATATAAAACTGCTAGGATTTTAGGAGTAACTTTTAAAAAGGAAAATTCAGATATTAAAAATAGTGCTATTAATGAAATTATGCAGCTAATTAGTCATAAAATTAATGATTTCTCAGAGATCTATAATCTTATTATAAATAATCTTTCTGAACATGGTGAGGAATATGTTAGAGAAAATGTTGAATTTGCTTTAAATAACAGTAGTGGAAACTTTGATGTTTATCTAAAAAAACTATTCAATAGAGAATTAATAGTTAAAAAACCATATCTAACTATTAAAAAGAAATTTAAAAGTCTTTTTGATCTTCATATGGAAGTTTTAAAGATTGCCCAAAAAGAGAGTGATTACCCTTCTAACCTCAAATTTTTAATAAAAATTTACTCTTTAAAAGATGGTGATAGTATTATTTGTGATGGAAAAGATATATACTTAAAAATCACTTATAGTAAAAACAGTATCTCACTTATAGAAATATTCCATCAAGATATCTAAAGAAAAAAGACAGAAATTACTTCTGTCTTTTTTTATAGTATTTTCTATTTGATTAGAATAGATTAGTAAGCTATATTGTATAATTTTTCTATATCTTCTAATGTTACATCTTTTGGATTTCCACCTGTACATACATCTGCTAAAGCATCTTTTGATAATTTTGGTAATCCTGATTCTGGGATATTTATCTCTCTTAATGTTTGTGGTATATGAACATCTTTTGATAATTGTCTTACTGCTTCTACTGCTGCTTTAGCTGCTTCCTCTTTTGTCATTCCTGTTGTATCTACTCCCATAGCTCTTGCTATATCTCCATATTTATCTATACAAGCTGACATATTGAATTCCATTACTATTGGTAGTAATAATGCATTTGCAACTCCATGAGGTATATCATATACTGCTCCTAGTGGATGAGCCATTGAGTGAACTATTCCTAGTCCTACATTTGAGAATCCCATTCCTGCTACATATTGAGCTATACTCATTCCTTCCATATCTTCTAAGTTTTTATCTGCTACTGCTCCTCTTAGGTGTTTTCCTATCATTTCAATAGCTTTTAACTCAAACATGTCTGATATTACATGAGCTCCTTTTGTAATATATCCTTC
This genomic window from uncultured Fusobacterium sp. contains:
- a CDS encoding RbsD/FucU domain-containing protein, giving the protein MLKNIPNIISPELLKILSEMGHSDFLVIADGNFPAESMGKNSRVIRMDGHNVPEVLDAILQLFPLDTYAKTPVALMEVMKGDTVKTPIWDEYKSIVKKYDERGAEAFENIERFAFYEKAKDAYVIIATSEKALYANIILQKGVL
- a CDS encoding AraC family transcriptional regulator, which gives rise to MKYFEFKENIVHGSAKFPFAYYFVNNYHPRYHMIMHWHNECELIRIISGTFNIKINMSSYTAEAGDIIFLNSGCIHSGIPKDCVYECVVFDVTSLLQKNPLGNTELNDIIQYKKEIKNLYKKDSAETYNVLNHIFDLMKTKEPGYQLRIYGSCYYFLGLVEKYNLYIKEEKLSITNKKTLFQMKKVLSLIQTKYMEEIGLEDIASILKMNEKYFCKFFKQMTNKTPIEYLNWYRIECACEKIKSSSLSLTEIAYDCGFNDTSYFTKVFKKYNGMSPREYKKLYFKS
- a CDS encoding 2-oxoacid:acceptor oxidoreductase family protein; translation: MREIFEIRWHGRGGQGAKTASLLLADAAFSGGMYVQGFPEYGPERMGAPITAYNRISKNRVTVHSNIYEPDFVVVVDETLIESVDVTKGLKEDGAIIINSSKSASEFKPLLKGYKGKVYTCDARTISEETLGKNFPNTPMLGAVVKVSEVMEEEAFLNAMEESFKHKFASKPEVLKGNMEALTRSMREVKE
- a CDS encoding 4Fe-4S binding protein — its product is MKNKAGVPITEEITWQDITPGGIVYEAGSAAHFRTGDWRSMKPVFLKDKCTNCLLCVPCCPDSAIPVKNGERLDFDMDHCKGCGICYKACPFKAIEFIKE
- the porA gene encoding pyruvate ferredoxin oxidoreductase, whose protein sequence is MSIRERMSGNEAVAIAMRQINPDVVPAFPITPSTEIPQYFSKFVADGLVDTEFIPVESEHSAMSAAMGSQAAGARTMTATSSCGLALMWEMLYVVSSARLPITLACVNRALTGPININADHSDSMGARDAGWIQIYSETNQEAYDNMLQANRIGEHPDVQLPVMICQDGFITSHAVENIELLEDDKAKAFVGEYTPEDYLLNSKRPVAMGPYDIVSYYMEHKVNQAHAMINAKKVILEVAAEFEKLTGRKYGFFEEYRLDDAEVAIVVINSTAGTAKAAIDEMRKEGKKVGLLKIRVFRPFPMEEIAQALKHIKMVAVMDKSEGFSAAGGPVFAEVRSALYDCNPRPKMVNYVYGLGGRDVTTNHIKEIFETLLKEKDEEVKNRYRHFGVRG
- a CDS encoding thiamine pyrophosphate-dependent enzyme yields the protein MAYNFKKEMEKPERLTGGHRMCAGCGAPVAVRGVLRALKEEDQAVICSATSCLEVSTFLYPYTAWKDSFIHSAFENAAATISGAETAYRVLKKKGKIDDTYKFIAFGGDGGTYDIGFQSLSGAMERGHDMVYVCYDNEAYMNTGIQRSSATPIGADTTTTPLGSESTGKNQTRKELSDVMAAHNIPYVAQTTFMGNFKDLHEKAEKAIYTEGAAFLNILAPCPRGWRYESEDLMEMCKLAVETCYWPLFEVINGEWKLTYRPKKKLPIEEFLKKQGRFKHLFKPENRHIIDRIQKDVDTKWERLLKRCGEEL
- a CDS encoding Sapep family Mn(2+)-dependent dipeptidase, producing MELKRYIDEHFNETLDSIIKIINIRTVKGEKIGDAPYGVELKKALNEVLEIAKSLGFKVKNLDNYAGYAEYGEEEEYIAVLGHIDVVPEGDVENWSVPPYEGRIVGDQLVARGAIDNKGPIISALYSLKAVVDTEPNFNKRVRIIFGTNEESGDEDIKYYLSKEQPPKYAFTPDGRFPVIFSEKGIYTFSFRKKMDLSNTNILELKAGTRSNIVPELCTLKLKDTSKFNLKEKIVEVEKYSSNHFEIDGDTVKCIGKSAHASSPQKGINALLGMYQLLNLILDEKDSAKEFVEFIATKVGETYDGINLGIKTTNEEVGDLTISAGITNIVNDEIFVKFNIRYPASIDEKTLDSRLDEAGKNGNVVFFKENHNPPLYFEKSHPLVKELQDVYQEVTGRDEEPAALGGGTYAKLMPNTVAFGPNFKEYKGNPHSFDESMDINMLKQGMEIYAKAILKLSALIK
- a CDS encoding PTS sugar transporter subunit IIB is translated as MKKILLLCDAGMSTSLMVKKMKEAAEKKGIETEIAAVSIAKFEENLDNYDVFLLGPQVKYKKAKLEPIAAAKGKKVEVINTIDYGMMKGEKVLEQALALIG
- a CDS encoding PTS sugar transporter subunit IIC, with amino-acid sequence MSKAIEILEEKLVPVAAWIAENKYVNGIRRAFIMMMPLLMIGSLFLMITAFPLPAYQRGMASLLGENWKDIFDIPVSATFNLIALFVAFLVAQQLAKQFELDSIAVGLLSLASFLILTPLGNTSEFGQVITFTWLGSKGMFVAMVIGVVTVKIFHFFVKRDILVKMPDGVPPEVIKSFEALIPGTVILATALLLRVGMEHTSYGTIHDFVYKMLALPLRALGTSYIGSILTVFAISILWSVGINSGSMVNGFVRPFWLENQAENIAALQAGQPLPHVITEQFFDMIWMGGAGVTLSLLLAIVIFAKSKHIKSVGAIGIVPGIFNINEPVLFGLPIILNPIMLIPFNIVPIVMVTTQYIAMNIGLVSKPLGVAFPWPTPAVISGFITVGDFSGALIQIANLIIGAMIYLPFLRIIDKASKKEEDEMERLEAEENK
- a CDS encoding N(4)-(beta-N-acetylglucosaminyl)-L-asparaginase; protein product: MRKWGIIATWRMAADGVALGADILKNDGKCQDAIEKAIMQVEDYPFYKSVGYGGLPNENCEVELDAAFMDGKTLSIGAVAGIKDYKNPVSIARKLSADRFNIFLVGAGAEAYAHKNGFVRQNMLTERAKKTWEIRMKEINEKNLSPYDGHDTVCMIGLDSEKDMAVATSTSGLFMKRRGRVGDSPVSGSGFYVDNEVGGAAATGLGEDIMKGCLSYETVQRMRNGMSPMEAAQSAVEDFSEQLRKRRGVAGAISVIAMNNKGEWGIGTNVEFTFVASTSEEEPKVYLANPVFNEDKTVREVKIEVASKEYMEEYKRNIQKPLEEI
- a CDS encoding PTS lactose/cellobiose transporter subunit IIA; amino-acid sequence: MNMDLEEIAMTIVGNSGEARSLAYEALSEAKNGNFEAAEELLKEAREKSLKAHEMQTELICNEADGNKVEINLLMVHAQDHLMNSILARELVEEMIEMYKAIGVRK
- a CDS encoding replication initiation protein → MKLNFLKTNINIDFSKYLSKKEREFIKSLDIKEKTITISLEKFIKDYNLVSEEEVIKFFTSLLNKYIILSSKPDNYISYISILQSFQIIEDKITFTFSDEILSSFKKETYFEKLGINKILTLEEKFSYKLFQYLKHRSENIIFISLEDLRELLEIKESYKRFYDIEKNILLPILKDLNENGNMYITYNKNKSGEYKTARILGVTFKKENSDIKNSAINEIMQLISHKINDFSEIYNLIINNLSEHGEEYVRENVEFALNNSSGNFDVYLKKLFNRELIVKKPYLTIKKKFKSLFDLHMEVLKIAQKESDYPSNLKFLIKIYSLKDGDSIICDGKDIYLKITYSKNSISLIEIFHQDI